Proteins from a genomic interval of Candidatus Poribacteria bacterium:
- a CDS encoding D-TA family PLP-dependent enzyme: MDKKYRIQNAETIPSPSLVVYLPHVQYNIEHAIATVGGDVSKLRPHAKTHKTAEIIAMEREAGILKHKCATLREAEMLAQNGIEDILIAYQMVGPNVNRFVSLQLKYPDADFKVIVDHEESVTALASAAARLGLNVKVMLDLDVGMNRTGIPLGDAAVDVYAQIEAVDGLQPWGLHVYDGHIHDEDVADRKASCDKSLAQVEEMKDRLVSKGLDVPLIVMGGTPTFPIYAKTPGVEASPGTFVFHDHGYTTHFPDLGFAPAALLLSRVISIPTPRRITLDLGHKAIAADPDGVRGIVLNVDGAEVGKQHEEHWAINVPDSTPIHIGQEIYVCPTHICPCVALHPFYYVVDADGYCRGTWEVTARNRTL, translated from the coding sequence GTGGATAAAAAATACCGTATCCAGAACGCTGAAACGATACCGAGTCCATCGCTGGTTGTCTATCTCCCACACGTTCAATATAACATTGAACATGCGATTGCGACCGTCGGCGGCGATGTCTCGAAACTCAGACCGCATGCGAAAACGCATAAAACCGCAGAGATTATCGCGATGGAACGAGAAGCCGGTATTCTCAAACACAAATGCGCGACGTTGCGGGAAGCAGAAATGTTGGCGCAGAATGGCATAGAGGATATTCTGATTGCATATCAGATGGTGGGACCCAACGTCAACCGTTTTGTTTCGCTGCAGCTGAAGTATCCAGATGCTGATTTCAAGGTCATCGTCGATCATGAGGAATCCGTGACAGCGCTCGCATCGGCGGCGGCGAGACTCGGTTTGAATGTCAAGGTCATGCTGGACCTGGATGTAGGAATGAACCGCACAGGGATACCGCTTGGTGATGCCGCTGTGGATGTCTACGCACAGATTGAAGCGGTAGACGGATTACAACCCTGGGGTTTACACGTCTATGATGGACATATTCACGATGAAGATGTTGCTGATCGGAAGGCATCCTGTGACAAAAGCCTGGCACAGGTAGAAGAGATGAAAGATAGGCTCGTTTCCAAAGGGCTTGACGTGCCTTTAATTGTGATGGGGGGCACACCGACTTTCCCTATCTATGCGAAGACACCCGGTGTGGAGGCGTCCCCCGGCACTTTCGTTTTTCATGATCACGGTTACACCACGCATTTTCCCGATCTCGGTTTTGCCCCCGCAGCACTGCTCCTGAGCCGTGTGATTAGTATTCCTACGCCTCGTAGAATTACGCTTGATTTGGGACATAAAGCCATCGCCGCCGACCCTGACGGTGTGCGTGGAATCGTTTTGAATGTTGACGGTGCTGAGGTGGGCAAACAGCACGAGGAGCATTGGGCGATTAACGTGCCTGACAGCACACCGATACATATCGGACAAGAAATTTACGTCTGTCCGACGCATATCTGTCCGTGTGTGGCACTACATCCTTTTTACTATGTCGTGGATGCCGATGGGTATTGTCGCGGGACATGGGAGGTCACGGCACGCAATCGAACTCTTTAA
- a CDS encoding sulfatase: MSHSTTQRPNLIYVFADQLRYQSCGYAGDVRARTPNIDKFSTEGANFCNTVSGSPMCAPYRASLFTGKYASSTGMAINELRMNPNHDCFGHALHRNGYQTSYIGKWHLWANQLGRHSDPKNSYIPPGRHRLGFDGEWSAYNFHHLYFDTYYHANSPEKIVIPGYEPDGQTDMAIDYLQRVSTSDDPFALFLSIGTPHDPWTQDNVPAADYEMFRDVDFPLPPNYRDENDPYGDTWAIMSPAERAALPEWMRVYYAMTANLDRNIGRLLRAVDDLGLRDDTIFVFTSDHGEMFGAQGRRAKNIFYEEAVRVPFLVRWQGQIPKGYVSDACLNTPDIMPTLLSMMDLPIPEAVEGTDRSDAAFNRPANEPDAAFMQGMGCTAKWEDGYEWRALRTKRYTYAIHRPDRSEKLFDNVADPFQTRNLIDEPLSTHFRDQFRILLQQRMNAINDTFEACTWYRDKWTEDRVILRTATLT, from the coding sequence ATGTCTCATTCAACAACTCAGCGACCGAACCTAATCTATGTTTTCGCCGATCAACTCCGCTACCAGTCGTGTGGTTATGCGGGTGATGTCCGCGCGCGCACCCCCAATATAGATAAATTTTCCACAGAGGGTGCGAATTTCTGCAACACTGTCTCCGGTAGCCCGATGTGTGCTCCGTATCGCGCCTCGCTCTTCACCGGCAAATACGCCAGTAGCACGGGTATGGCGATCAATGAGCTCCGTATGAACCCAAATCATGACTGTTTCGGTCATGCTTTACATCGCAATGGTTACCAGACAAGCTACATCGGGAAATGGCATCTGTGGGCAAATCAATTGGGGAGACATAGCGACCCCAAGAATTCTTACATTCCGCCGGGACGACATCGGCTCGGTTTCGATGGTGAATGGTCGGCATACAATTTTCATCATTTATATTTTGACACATATTATCACGCGAACTCACCTGAAAAGATCGTGATACCCGGTTATGAACCCGATGGTCAAACGGATATGGCAATCGATTACCTGCAACGGGTGTCAACGAGCGATGATCCGTTCGCGCTTTTCCTCTCAATCGGGACACCCCACGACCCGTGGACACAGGACAACGTCCCAGCCGCCGATTATGAGATGTTCCGGGATGTTGATTTCCCGTTACCACCAAACTATCGCGATGAAAATGACCCTTACGGCGATACGTGGGCTATTATGTCTCCCGCTGAGCGTGCTGCGCTTCCTGAGTGGATGCGTGTCTATTACGCCATGACTGCGAATCTGGATCGGAATATCGGGCGGTTGTTGCGAGCCGTTGATGATCTCGGATTGCGAGACGATACAATTTTTGTGTTCACTTCCGATCACGGCGAGATGTTCGGGGCCCAGGGGCGCCGTGCGAAGAACATCTTTTATGAAGAAGCCGTGCGTGTCCCGTTCCTTGTTCGGTGGCAGGGACAAATTCCGAAGGGGTATGTCTCAGATGCATGCCTGAACACACCGGACATCATGCCGACGCTGCTGTCAATGATGGATCTGCCGATTCCAGAGGCTGTTGAGGGGACGGATCGCAGCGACGCTGCATTTAACCGACCCGCTAATGAACCGGATGCGGCGTTCATGCAAGGCATGGGATGTACTGCCAAGTGGGAGGACGGTTATGAGTGGCGCGCCCTCCGAACAAAGCGATATACCTATGCTATCCACCGTCCAGATCGAAGTGAGAAACTCTTTGATAATGTGGCTGATCCGTTCCAAACCCGGAATCTGATTGACGAACCGCTATCGACCCACTTTCGAGATCAATTTCGAATTCTCTTACAGCAGCGCATGAATGCGATTAACGATACCTTTGAAGCGTGCACGTGGTATCGCGATAAGTGGACAGAAGATCGGGTTATCTTGCGAACCGCAACGTTGACTTAA
- a CDS encoding tetratricopeptide repeat protein, with amino-acid sequence MANELKMEHYEEAVRHYSRAIDLRPNFALSYIYRGSVYCKMGKFDLAIDDYTEAIFWTRQPARAYHGRGMAYGAKGEFDKAIDDLTKAIQYEPEYAEAYYHRAHAYVGKKEFDRAIEDCDKAIRLNPDVAEAYFIRGNAYRDKGELDCAIMDYSKAIRLKPDANAYVARGNAYGSIGEVDKAIVDYTKALELKPNYTDVYVIRGHTHVLKRDFDSAIADYRKVIELRPDAVDPYITRAIAYNLKGDFDSAIADSNDAIERNPNAAEAYLILGMAFSNKGDFDSAIANYTEAIKLQPNYLNAYYERGNACRSSGDFDKAIADYTKVLEFSPQHIDCYFNRGIAYTAKSEFDNAIIDYNVVLQFQPDHIPAYINRGIAYSNKGNFDKAIADYTRAIQLDPSFAVPYHNRGNANLLKDDFDEAIADYTISIQLNPNDARTYASRGAVYGIMGSIDEAISDCTKAIELNPNHADIYFNRAIGYNSTGKLELAIRDYTKAIELNPDHVKAYVNRGVTYGDTGEMDLAIEDLNKAIEMEPDNALVYSNLGNVYGNKGDFDSAITNYSKAINLNLNEPVFYHNRGLAYFNNGEFNQALKDYTKALRLDPDYVPAYYNRAMAWLHQQEWKKAKASLTEAAEKGINITAVFGKDYQSVANFERKTGVKLPKDIAAMLKQQDEQIHPSPMKMELSELQTRMEQYSFENFTAMPLQHVEKPGTPSIPINLLQPQSQTPPSSASRLSL; translated from the coding sequence ATGGCTAACGAATTGAAGATGGAACATTATGAAGAAGCTGTCAGACACTATAGCAGAGCCATTGACTTAAGACCGAACTTTGCCTTATCTTATATCTATCGCGGTAGTGTTTACTGTAAGATGGGCAAGTTTGATCTTGCTATTGACGACTATACGGAAGCCATTTTCTGGACCCGCCAACCCGCGAGAGCTTATCACGGCCGCGGTATGGCGTATGGTGCTAAAGGTGAATTTGACAAAGCGATTGATGACCTCACCAAGGCGATACAATACGAACCGGAATACGCCGAGGCCTATTACCATCGCGCGCATGCTTATGTTGGCAAGAAAGAGTTTGATCGTGCCATTGAAGATTGTGATAAGGCGATACGGCTTAATCCTGATGTTGCTGAAGCGTATTTCATTCGAGGCAACGCTTACAGAGATAAAGGTGAACTTGACTGCGCGATTATGGACTATAGCAAGGCAATACGACTCAAGCCGGATGCTAATGCATATGTCGCTCGCGGTAACGCTTATGGCAGTATAGGTGAAGTTGATAAAGCTATTGTAGACTACACAAAAGCATTAGAATTGAAACCGAATTATACTGATGTCTACGTGATTCGAGGGCATACTCACGTTCTTAAACGCGACTTTGATTCTGCTATTGCTGATTACCGAAAAGTAATAGAACTCAGACCTGATGCTGTTGATCCGTATATAACTCGTGCGATTGCTTATAACCTTAAAGGCGATTTTGATTCTGCTATTGCAGACTCTAATGACGCAATAGAACGTAATCCGAATGCGGCGGAGGCATATCTCATTCTCGGCATGGCTTTCAGTAACAAAGGCGATTTTGACTCTGCTATTGCAAACTATACAGAAGCAATAAAACTGCAACCCAATTATCTCAACGCGTATTATGAACGTGGCAACGCTTGCAGGAGTAGTGGTGACTTTGACAAAGCCATAGCGGACTATACGAAAGTCTTAGAGTTCAGTCCACAACACATTGACTGCTATTTTAATCGCGGTATTGCTTACACCGCAAAAAGTGAATTTGATAATGCTATTATCGACTATAACGTAGTCCTTCAGTTTCAACCTGACCATATTCCCGCTTATATCAATCGCGGTATTGCTTATAGTAACAAAGGCAACTTCGACAAAGCTATTGCAGATTATACGAGGGCAATCCAACTTGATCCAAGTTTTGCCGTGCCATATCATAATCGCGGCAATGCTAATTTGCTTAAGGATGATTTTGACGAGGCTATTGCAGATTATACGATCTCCATACAACTTAATCCCAATGATGCAAGGACCTATGCCAGTCGAGGGGCAGTTTACGGTATCATGGGCAGTATTGATGAGGCTATTAGTGACTGCACGAAGGCGATAGAACTCAATCCCAACCATGCGGATATCTATTTCAATCGCGCTATCGGTTACAATAGCACAGGAAAACTTGAATTGGCTATCAGGGACTACACCAAGGCGATAGAGCTTAATCCCGATCATGTCAAAGCCTATGTGAATCGGGGTGTTACTTATGGTGACACAGGGGAGATGGATTTAGCAATTGAAGATTTAAACAAGGCAATAGAAATGGAACCGGATAATGCTTTAGTTTATAGTAATCTTGGCAATGTTTACGGCAACAAAGGTGATTTTGACTCGGCTATTACGAATTATAGTAAGGCAATAAATTTAAATTTGAATGAACCAGTGTTTTATCACAATCGCGGTCTGGCTTACTTCAACAATGGCGAGTTTAATCAAGCCCTTAAAGACTATACAAAAGCACTAAGATTAGATCCCGATTATGTCCCAGCCTATTACAATCGTGCGATGGCTTGGTTGCACCAACAAGAATGGAAGAAAGCCAAGGCAAGCCTAACGGAGGCAGCAGAAAAAGGTATAAATATTACCGCCGTTTTTGGTAAAGATTATCAAAGTGTTGCGAACTTTGAGAGGAAAACTGGCGTTAAATTGCCAAAGGATATTGCTGCAATGTTGAAGCAACAGGATGAACAAATCCATCCTTCACCTATGAAAATGGAGTTATCTGAACTGCAAACCCGAATGGAACAGTATTCATTTGAAAACTTTACAGCAATGCCTCTACAACATGTAGAAAAACCCGGAACTCCATCCATACCAATTAACTTGCTTCAACCTCAAAGTCAAACACCGCCTAGTAGTGCATCAAGATTGAGTTTATGA
- a CDS encoding FRG domain-containing protein, whose product MDRGNQNEPSTIDEILREIEKKADTGEYLYRGEPEHYQEDPYYGKVSSNFYRVFLEDEEFDVETEHFDIESIQSEMLEAVKGFSRKPATEIERLAEIQHYGGKTNLIDFTTDYLVALFMACDGSHGENGRVILLKKEQINPYIEESYEPVNRVIAQKSVFVRHPDGFLSPNEDDVIDIPAMRKQPILRHLRNSHGISVETIYNDIHGFIKDQNIHLEVYKAHYIGLTREQRGDSENG is encoded by the coding sequence ATGGACAGAGGAAACCAAAACGAACCAAGTACGATTGATGAAATACTCCGAGAAATAGAAAAGAAGGCAGACACTGGGGAATATCTTTACCGCGGTGAACCTGAACACTATCAGGAAGACCCTTATTATGGGAAGGTTTCTTCAAACTTCTATCGCGTTTTCCTTGAGGATGAAGAATTTGACGTTGAAACAGAACACTTTGATATAGAATCCATCCAATCAGAAATGTTGGAAGCAGTGAAAGGATTCTCCCGCAAACCAGCTACCGAAATAGAACGCCTCGCCGAAATCCAACATTATGGAGGTAAAACTAACCTCATTGATTTCACAACGGATTATCTTGTTGCGCTCTTCATGGCTTGTGATGGTTCTCATGGCGAAAATGGCAGGGTTATATTGCTAAAAAAGGAGCAGATAAATCCCTATATTGAGGAATCTTACGAACCAGTAAATCGTGTTATTGCCCAGAAAAGTGTGTTTGTGCGACATCCTGATGGCTTTCTGAGCCCAAACGAGGATGATGTAATTGATATTCCGGCGATGCGCAAACAACCCATACTAAGGCATTTGCGAAACTCTCACGGTATATCTGTTGAAACCATCTACAATGATATCCACGGTTTCATTAAGGATCAAAACATCCATCTGGAAGTATACAAGGCGCATTATATCGGTTTAACCCGTGAGCAAAGGGGAGATTCAGAGAATGGCTAA